The genomic stretch CGAGCAGTACCAGGAGTTCTACAAGCACCTGACGCACGACTGGGAAGCGCCGCTGGCGTGGACGCACTTCAAGGCGGACGGCAACACCCAGTTCACCGGCCTGCTCTTCGTGCCCAAGCAGCCTCCGTTCGATTTGGACGCGCAGCAGCAGCGCGGGGTGCGGCTGTTCGTCAAGCGCGTGTTCATCATGGACCGCTGCGAGGAGCTGGTGCCTCAGTGGCTGCGCTTCGTGCGCGGCGTCATCGATTCGGATGACCTGCCGCTGAACGTGTCGCGCGAGCTGCTCCAGGACTCGCAAGTGGTGCGCGCCATCCGCAAGCACGTGGTGAAGAAGTCGGTGGACCTGCTGGAGAAGCTGGCCAAGGACAAGCCGGACGACTACCTCACCTTCTGGAAGGCCTTCGGCACGGTGCTGAAGGAAGGCCTGGCCACGGAGGCCGAGCAGAAGGACAAGCTGGGCGGCCTGCTGCGCTACGAGAGCTCGCGCGAGGAAGGCCTGACGTCCCTCACCGACTACGTGGGCCGCATGAAGGAAGGCCAGGAGGCCATCTATTACGTCTACGGCGAGTCCCGGAAGGCGGTGGCGGACAGCCCCCACCTGGAGGCGCTGAAGCAGCGCGGCTTCGAGGTCCTCTACATGACGGCCCCGGTGGACGAGTGGGCCGCGCAGGGCCTGCGCGAGTTCCAGGGCAAGCCGCTGGTGTCCGCGCTCCAGGCGGACCTGAAGCTCCAGTCCACGGACGAGCAGAAGAAGGAGCAGGAGCAGCACGCCGAAGGCCTGAAGACGCTCACCACGAAGATGAAGGACGTGCTCCAGGAGTCGGTGCGCGAGGTGCGCGTGTCGGACCGCCTGACGGACTCGCCCGTGTGCCTCGTCGTGCCGGAGGGCGGCTCGCCGGCCTACCTGGAGCGCCTGCTCCAGCAGCGCGGCCGGGGCGCGGGCATGCCGCGCGTGAAGCGCATCCTGGAAGTGAATCCGAAGCACCCCGTCATCGAGCACCTGAAGGCCGTGCATGACCGAGACCCGGCCGCGGCCCAGGTGGCGGAGTGGATTGAGCTGCTCCACGACCAGGCGCTGCTCACCGAGGGCAGCACCATCGCCGACCCCAACCGCTTCGCTCGCCGCATGACGGGGCTGTTGACGCAGGTGGCGGCCCTGGCGGCGGCGCCCGCTCCAGCGCAGGCCCCCGTCTCGTCGACGGCGAGCTGAGACGCCGTCACCCACGCCCCCTCTCGCTTCGAGAGGGGGCGCCCGCAGCCCGAGCGAGCGCATGGTGCGCCTGGCTGCTTCAGCGAGGCCCTGGACAAGGGGCATTGCCGACCCGGGACGGGGGTATCGGCTTCCCCGGGGCGCGTCGGCTATCGTCCCTCGGAATATCGAGGGGAGTCCGACGACATGAAGCGAGTGGTTCTGGGGTTGTTCGCAGCCGTGGTCCTCAGTGCGTGCGCAGCGCACGAAAAGACGGGAGACCGCGCCGCGGCCGTGGGGGATTGGAAGGCCGCGTATGCGTCCTACCGGCAGGCGCTGGCCAGCGAGCCGGACAGCCCCGAAATCAAACTCAAGTTCGACACGGCCCGCAGCAAGGCGCTCCAGGATGCGCGGCAACGGGCGCAGACGTGCGCGCAGGTGAATGACTGGGGCTGTGCGCTCGCCGAGTCCGACTTCGCCCTGTCCGTGGAGCCGGGCAACGCGGAGATCGCCTCGTTCCGCGCGCACGCGGCGCAGCAGGTGGCGATGACGCAGTTGGACACGGCCGTCGAGCAGGCGCAGCGGGGGCAGTACGCGGAGGCCGCCTCGCTGATGGACCGGGCGCTGCAGCTGTCCCCGGTGCCCGAGGTCAAGACGCACGCGGAGGACGTGCGGCGCATCATCACCACCCAGGGGCGTGCCCAGGCAGACCGGTACCTGCTCGAGGGCCACTTCATCGCGGCCCACGAGCTGGCGCAGCTGGTGCTGCGGCTGGACGCCTCCGCCTCGGCGTGGGCGCAGAACATCGCCGCGGAGTATGAGCACTTCATCACCGAGGAGGTCGAGCGGCTGTCGCGCGAGGGTGACGCCGCGCGGGCGCAGCATGACTGGGGGCGCGCGCAGCAGAGCTACGGCGCCGCGCTGAGCCTGCGGCAGGGTGGCCGGGCCGCGCCGCTGGAGGAGTACGTGCGCCACATGGCCCTCGCCGACCAGCGGATCGCGGGCCGCGACTGGAACGGGGCGGCGGATGCCTACCATGTGGCGCTGCGCACGGGTCAGGACGACGGCTTCGCCACCCACCAGTTGGAGCGGGTGCAGCTGCGGCCCTACCGCTTCGTCCTGCACTCGGTGCTGGTGACGCCAGGCCGGCCGGATGGAAGGGCGTGGGTGGGCGCGTCGAACGACATCTTCATGCGGCTGGCCAACCGGGTGACCCAGATGGTCCGGCAGCGCGGCATGACGGACCTGGTGAAGGACCTGGCCATGAGCATCCCGCACGAGAACCGCCCGCGGCTGCGCATCGAGGTCCACCACCCGGATGGCATGCACCTGACGACGCAGGGGCGTAACGGCATCTACACGGACTACGACGCCGAGTTCGTCGCCGTCGCCAATGCCTTCGACGGCCGGCGGGTCGGCTTCCAGGTGTACATGGACGGGCCGCACGGCAGCGAGCTGCTGGGCTCGGTGGACGTGCCCGTGAACGAATTGGTGGAACGCCGCGACGTGTCGCTGGAGAGCGCCGCCATCCTCTCGATGCGGCTGAGCACCGTGAGTGACGGCCGTCAGCCGGGCCCCTACGGTGGCATGGCGCACGTGGTGCCCGCGCCGCCGCCCGGTGCGCGGCCGCCGCCGCCGGGCCGCGGCCACGTCGCCTCACCGACTCACTGACGTCCCGCGAGGCCGGAAGCATGGCTTCCGGCCTCCAGACACGGTGTCACACGCCCGGAGCATCGTCCCGGGCGTGGGCAACGAGCAGATGCACACCCGCGCCCTGAACGCCCCTTAGCGCGGCAGGCGGAGCCGGAACGTAGAGCCCGTGCCGACGACGCTCTCCACCTCGATGTCCCCCCCGTGCGCCCGGGCAATCCGGCGGGACACGGAGAGCCCCAGGCCCACGCCGGGGATGTCCTTCGCCGCGGTCCGGCTGCGCGTGAACGGCTCGAAGAGGGTGCCCAGGTCGCCGGGCGGAATCCCCACGCCTTCATCCGTCACGGACACCGACACGTCGCGCTCCGAGGACTCCAGCCGCAGCGACACCACCCCACCCTCGGGCGAGTACTTGATGGCGTTGCTCACCAGGTTGGTGAGCACCTGCGACAGCCGCGTCGAATCACACCGCCAGGGCACGGGCGAGTCCGGCACGGAGTACTCCAGCCGGTGCTGCTCGCTGGACGGCCGGTGGAGCTCAACCACCTCCTCCACCAACCCGCGCAAGTCACACTCCTCCAGCCGCAGCTCCAGGTTCCCCGCCTCGATGCGCGTCCGGTCCAGCAGGTCGCCCACCATGCGCTCCAACCGGTCCACCTGGTTGGAGATGCGCACCAGCGAATCCCGCACCTTCTCCGGCGGAGGCGCCGTCTTGGCCCGTAGCAGCATCTGCGCCGACAGCTTCAGTGCGTTGAGCGGCGTGCGCAGGTCGTGCGCCACGCCCGCGAGGAACTGGAGTTGCCGCGCGTCCTGACTGGTGACGGTCTCCGCCATGTCGTTGAACTCCGCGCCAATCTCCTGGAGCTCTGGCGGCCCCGCGCGCGCCACCCGGGATTCACGCCGGCCTGACTTGAACGCACTCAACGCGCGGCGGATGGCCACCAGCGGCCGGTAGATGCTCGTCTGCGCGATGGTGAGGAACAGCACCACGCCCGTCAGCACCGACACCGCGAGCAACGTGCCAAGGAGCCGCCCCGTTCTCCGCACGGCGGTCGCCTCGTCGCGAGCCGTGCGCGCCCGCGCGATGCTGGAGTCCATCACCGCCCGCGTCGCATCCACTGCCTGCGCCAACCGGCGCCGCCGGTCCGGCTCCGGCGCATTGAGATAGGCCTCGACGCTCGCGCGGGAAGCCGCCACCAGCCCGCGCTCCGCCTCCGTCTCCGTGTACATCTCGACATGGGCCAGCCGCTCCGGCACCTCGCGCACCAGCGCGTCCACCCCGACGCGCGGCCCGATGTCCGTGGGCCCGATACCTTCCACTTCGTGAGCGTACTGGAGCAGCAGCAAGGTGATTTCCAGCTCGGCCGCCGCGCGCACCCGTTCCGCGGCGTCGATGAGGCTGGTGGTCTGCCGCTGCAGCAGGGTGGTCATCCAGAAGAGCCCACCCGCGGACCCCAGCCCCAGAACCGCAAGGAGTACCGCTCCAAGGGTGAGGAAGGTCCGCAACCGCATCACGCCCTCCTGGGGAAAGCCCCACCCTACCCGATACGTGGCGCGAACGGACATCCCAACCCGCCCTCCCGCGAACGGCATCCACCAGCAGCCATTACCCGTGCTGTACCCGCCCTCACCGGGATGTGCACTGCTTCACGGCATGGCAACCCGGTGGCGGGATATCGCCGCGCCAGGCCACATCTCCTCCGGGCCGGGACATGCGTGCGATACGCTGTGGAGTCCACCGTCTTCCGGGAGGAGCCGGCGCCATGAGCTTCACCTTGAACGTCAACGGCCGGGAGCACGCCGTCGACGCGCCCGAGGACACGCCCCTCCTCTACATCCTGCGCGATGAACTGGGACTTCACGGAGCCCGGTATGGCTGCGGCGTGGGCCAGTGCGGCTCATGTACGGTGCTGAGCAATGGCTCACCGCTGCGCGCCTGCGTCGTGCCGGCGGCCACGCTGAGCGGCCGGAACCTCACCACCGTGGAGGGCTTGCGCGCGCCGGATGGGACACCGCACCCGCTCCACAACGCCTTCGTGGCCGAGCAGGCCGGCCAGTGCGCCTACTGCATCCCCGGCATGGTGGTGACGGCGGCGGCCCTGCTGAAGGAGAAGCCCCGGCCCACCGAGGCGGAGATTCGCGCGGCGCTGGATGCCAACCTGTGCCGGTGCGGTTCACACAACCGCATCGTCCGAGCCATTCAGCGCGCCGCGGAGGAACTGGCGCGATGAGCCTCCGCCTGAGCCGCCGCGAGGTGCTCCAAGGCTCGCTGGTGCTGGCCTTCGCCCTCACGGGCCCACGCGCATTGGGCGCGGCACTGGAAGAGGCCGGGCTTCCCGGGAGCCTGCGGCGCACCCGCGACCTCGACGCGTGGCTGCGCATCGGCGCGGACGGCGTCGTCACGCTGAAGACGGGGAAGGTGGAGCTGGGCCAGGGCATCCTGACGGCGCTCGGGCAGCTCTGCGCGGACGAACTGGACGTCAGCATCTCGCGGCTGACCTTCATCTCCGGCGACACCGAGCTGTCGCCGTACGAAGGCACCACCGCCGGCAGCAACTCCGTCTCCCAGGGCGGCACCGCGGTGCGCTACGCGTCCGCCGAGGTTCGCGCCATCCTCCTGGCCATGGCCAGCAAGCAACTGGGCATCCCGGTGGAGCATCTGCGCGTCCGGGACGGCACCATCCGGGCTGGCGGCGGGAAGGGTGCCTCCATCTCGTACTGGAGCCTCGTCGGCGGGAAGGCACTGAACAGGAAGGCGACGGGCACGGTGAAGCCCAAGCCTCCCATCGAGCGCCATCATGCGGGTCGCTCGGTTCCGCGCGTGGACCTGCCGGGCAAGATTTCCGGCGAGGCGAGCTTCGTGCACGATTACCGGCCCGCCAACCTGGTGCACGGCCGCGTCATCCGCGCGCCGTCCCAAGGCGCCTCGCTCACGGAGGTGGACGCCGCGCCGGTGGAGCAGATGCCCGGCGTGCGGAAGGTGGTGCGTGACGGCGACTTCCTGGGCGTCCTCGCCACGAAGGAGTGGCAGGCCATCCAGGCCGCGGCGGCGCTCGCGAGCAGCGCCCGCTGGCGCGAACAGGCCACCCTGCCCCCGGACCCGTACACCTGGCTGCTGGAGCAACCCAGCCAGGACAGCGTCATCGAGGACACGGTGCGGCCCACCGACGTCGCGCCCACGCACACCATCGAGGCGCGTTACCTGCGGCCGTACCAGATGCACGGTGCCATTGGCCCGTCCTGCGCGGTGGCGGAGTGGGACGGCGAGCGCCTCACGGTGCACACCCACAGCCAGAGCGTCTTCGACACCAGCGCGGCCATCGCGAGGATGCTCCGCGTCCCGGTGGACCGGGTCCACGGCAAGCACCTGCCCGGCTCCGGCTGCTACGGCCACAACGGCGCGGACGACGTCGCCGCCGATGCCGCGCTGCTCGCGCGCGCCCTCCCCGGCCACGCGGTGCGCGTGCAGTGGTCCCGCGAGGACGAGCACGCCTGCGAGCCCTATGGCTCCGCGATGGTGATGAAGGTGCGCGCGGGCGTGGACGCGGAAGGCAACGTGCTGGACTGGGACTATGCGCTGTGGTCCACGCCGCACAGCACCCGGCCTGGAGGCCACCCGGGAAATCTGCTGGCGGGGCGTTCGCTCGCGTCGCCCTTCTCCATGCCCATGCCCCGGAATGGCGGACCGCCGAACTACGCCGCGGACCGGAACGCCATTCCGCTCTACGGCTTCCCGGGCCGGAAGGTGACGACCCATCTCGTCACGCGAATGCCCTTGCGCGTCTCCTCGCTTCGAGGCCTGGGGGCCTACGGCAACATCTTCGCCATCGAGTCCTTCATGGATGAGCTGGCCCACGCCGCGAAGGTGGACCCGGTGGCCTTCCGGCTCCGGCAGCTCCACGACGCGCGCGCGAAGGCGGTCATCCAGAAAGCAGCGGAGCGCTTCGGCTGGACCACCGCCCCCAGGCCCCAGGGCCATGGGCGCGGCATCGGCTTCGCGCGCTACAAGAACCTCGCGAGCTACTGCGCCGTCTGCATCGAAGTGCGCGTCGACCCTCGGACCCACGCCATCCAGCTGCTGCGCGCGGTCCTGGCCGCCGATGCGGGCGAGGTCGTCAATCCGGATGGGCTCGCCAACCAGCTCGAGGGCGGGCTCATCCAGTCGCTGAGCTGGAGCCTGAAGGAGGCGGTCCGCTACGACGCCCAGCGCGTCACCTCGCGAGACTGGCGCACGTACCCCATCCTCACCTTCTCGGAAGTCCCGCCCATCGAGGTCGCGCTCATCGAGCGTCCTGGAGAGCCCCTCCTGGGTGTGGGTGAAGCATCCCAGGGCCCCACTTCGGCTGCGCTGGCCAATGCCATCTTCGACGCCACGGGGGCCCGGCTGAGGGAGCTGCCGCTGACGCCGGAGCGGCTGGCGGCGGCGCTCCAGACACGCTGAGGCGGCACCGAGGGGGCAAGCCCATGGCCCGCGCTCACGTCGACAACACTCGACGGAGGCCGCGCGCCATGTGAATCTGCGCTCGAAGTGGAAGGGTGCGGCGATGAACGCCGCAGGAACTCGGATGGTCGGGCCGCCATCCCAGCCGGCAACGCAGCCGGCGGGAACAGCGTATGTCGACGACCACGCCACCGGGGCAGCCTCCCCTTCCGCCCGAGGCCTGGGCCCCACTGCTTCGCCTCTCCAAGCTCGCGAGGTGGCCGCTAGAGCGCTTCCTCCACATCGAGGCAGCCAGCGGCATCCTGCTCCTCGTGGCGGCGGCGCTTGCGCTCCTATGGGCGAACTCTCCCTGGGCGGAGAGCTACGCGAGCTTCTGGCACACGCCGCTCGGGCTCCGCGTCGGTGACTTCACCTTCGAGCGCAGCCTCGAATGGGTCGTCAACGACGGCCTGATGGCCATCTTCTTCTTCGTCGTGGGAATGGAGATTCGTCGCGAGGTCCACCAGGGCGAACTGTCCGAGTGGCGGCGTGCCGCGCTCCCCGCCGCGGCGGCGCTGGGGGGCATGCTCGCGCCAGCGGGCATCTACCTCCTCCTGGCGGACGCTCCGGCCACGCGGTCGGGATGGGGCGTTCCCATGGCAACGGACATCGCGTTCGCGGTGGGCATTCTCACGCTCCTCGGGAGCCGAGTCCCGCCGGCCCTGCGCGTGCTCCTGCTGGCGCTCGCGGTCATCGACGACCTGGGCGCCATCATCGTCATCGCGGTGTTCTACTCATCGGGCGTGGCCGTCACCGGGCTGCTCGTCGCGGCGCTGGGAATCGTGGGTGTCTTCGCGATGCAGCGGTTTGGCGTGCGCTCGAAGTGGGCCTACGTCGTTCCAGCGTTCGTCGCCTGGGCGGGCGTCTACTCCGCGGGGATTCATCCGACGATCGCGGGCGTCATCATCGGGCTCATCACGCCGGTGCGCACCTGGCTCGGTCCGGAAGGCTTCGTCACCGGCGCCCGGACCGAACTCGAACACATCGCCCAGGCGCAGCCGGGCGAGCTGTCCTCCCATCACCTCTCGGAGACCTTGCGCCGGGTCGATGCCGCGCGCCGTGAGGCCATGTCCCCTTCGGAGAGCCTGATTGCCACGCTGCATCCGTGGGTGGCGTTCGGCATCATGCCGGTGTTCGCGCTCGCGAACGCGGGGGTGTCGATTTCCAGTGAGCCGCTCGATGCCGCGTCGTGGACCGTGGCCCTCGCGACGGCCACCGGGCTCCTGGTGGGCAAGCCCCTGGGCGTGATTGGGGCCTGCTGGCTGGCACTGCGCCTGCGGCTCGCGACGTTGCCGAAGGGCCTGGGCATGCGGGAGCTGCTGGTGCTGGGAAGCACCGCGGGCATCGGCTTCACCATGGCCCTGTTCATCGCGCAGCTGGCCTTCACGGAGACGAAGCTGCTCGCCGCCGGGAAGCTGGGGGTGCTGGCCGCGAGCGGGGCCGCCGCTGTCCTCTCGCTCGTCCTGGGACGGTGGCTGCTCACCGCTTCGGCGCGGCCCGGCGCCGCGAGGTCCGCGGACGAGGCGGAGCGTTCGACGGCGCTGTAACACCGCCCAGCTCGACAGCAGCCGGGCCCTGTCGCGGGTGCTGCCAGACGACCCGCTGTTCAACGCGTCTCCCATCGACGACGCGAAGACCGCGCCCGCGCTGGGGAACCTCGGACGCCTGCCGATGCCTCACGGCGCGCACCACATCGAGGTGCGCTGACCCGAGCTCGCGCACGTGGACGCCTCCTGGCGACGCATCCAGGGCTCGGGCACTATCCCGGTCACGAGCCTCGATGGCTCGTCGAACACTGCGGGAGCAAGTGATGCGGACATCGATGAAGTGCGTGGGGCTGTTGTTGCTCGTACTGGGGGGCGCGTGTGCGAGCACCCGGCCCGCGGTGACTGAGCCCGTGCCTCCCCACCAGACGTTCACCATCGAGTCCGTGAAGCTGAAGGAGCCCCGCCACATCACCATCTATCTTCCGCCGGGCTACACGACGTCGGCGGAGGGCCGCTTCCCGGTGCTCTACATGCCCGACGGTGGCCTGAAGGAGGACTTCCCGCACCTGGCCACCACCGTCGACACGGCCATCCGCGCGGGTGAGCTGCGGCCCCTCATCATCGTGGGAATCGAAAACACCGTGCGGCGGCGGGACATGACGGGCCCGACCACGGTGGCGTCGGACCTGGAGGTCGCCCCCGTCACGGGAGGCTCGGCGACGTTCCGAGCCTTCATCCACGAAGAGCTGCTGCCGGAGGTGGAGCGCCGCTACCGGGTGACGCAGGAGCGGGCCATCATCGGCGAGTCGCTCGCGGGCTACTTCATCGTGGAGACGTTCTTCCTCCAGCCGGACCTGTTCGACACCTACCTCGCGCTGAGCCCCAGCCTGTGGTGGAACGCGGAGTCGTTGGTGAAGGGCGCGGGTGAATGGTTCGCGGCACGGCCGGACCTGCGCGCGGGACTTTATGTGTCCTCCGCCAATGAAACGGACGATATCGTCCCCGCCGTGGCGAGGCTCCAGGACGTCCTCCGAACCAGCGCGCCCGCGGGCCTGAAGTGGGAAGTCGAACCCCGGCCCGACTTGCGTCATGACAACATCTACCGGAAGAGCTCGCCCAGCGTGCTGCGCAAGTGGCTGCCTCCCGTGGTGGCCGCCGAAAGCGCGCCCTGACGAAGCGCCCGCGCGCCGCGCGGAAGCCCTGGGCATCCACGCGGCACGCCACATCCGGCGACTACTGCGGAGGCATCTGGTTCGGGTCCATCCAGGCCACCTCCCAGTGGTGACCGTCCGGGTCGTAGAAGCTCCCGCCGTACATGAAGCCCATGTCCATGGCGTCCGCAGCGGGCGAACCGCCGTTCGCCAGCGCGGTCTTCACCAGCTCATCGACATCCTCGCGGCTGGTCGCGGACAGCGCATAGGTGCCCGCGGTGGTCTGGTGCGCGTCGTGCAGTGGCTTCTTGATGAAGTCCTTGAAGCGGGTGTGCGTGAGGAGCATCACGAACGCGTCCTCGCCCACCACCATGCAGGTGGCGTGCTCGTCGGTGAAGTCCTTGTTGAACTCGAAGCCCAGCTTCGTGAAGAAGTCCACCGACCGCTTCAGGTCGGCCACGGGCAGGTTGAGGAAGAGCTTACGGGGACGGCTGACCTTCATGTTCGCCTCCAGGGCGGGTGGGTTACGAAGGCTTTGACTCCAGAGGCGGACCGAAATCATCGGTCCTTTTTCAGAGAGATTCTCCGCGCCCCGCCTACCGAGGGAGCTCCTTGGGGAGGCCGAACCGCGGGAACAACGCCTCTGTATCGAGGAAGTGGGTCATCGCCGCGATGCGTCCACCGGACAGCTCCAGGACGATGAGCGACCACGGCTTGAAGGGCCCGCCGTCGCTGCTCGCGTGGTACTGGCCATAGGCGGGTGAGCCACAGGCCTCGGTCCGCACCAGCCGGGAGTCCTTGCAGACCGCCCCCCGCCCGAGGAACCAGCCGCGAATGGGCTCGTGCCCCTGGAGCCACAGCGTGTAGGGGGGCATGGACAAGGTGACCTCCTCGTGGAGAATCGCGGTGAAGGCGTCCATGTCGTAGCGCTCGAACGCATCCACGTAACGATTCAGCAACGCCGCCTGCGCGTCGGACTGAGGCACCCGGAACTCGGAGTCCTCCAGTCCCAGGTCCGACACAGTCGCCCGGGCACGCTGGAGCGCGCTGTTGACCGAGGCCACCGACGTCTCCAGCGTCTCGGCGATCTCCGTGGCCGGCCAGCCCAAGACCTCGGCCAGCAGCAGCACCGCGCGCTGCTTGGGGGGCAGGTGTTGGAGCGCCGCGAGGAACGCGAGCCGAATGCTCTGACGCAGCGACACCTGCTCGGAGGGGTCCACGTCCGACGGCACCGCCAGCGCGTCCGGGATGGGCTCAATCCAGCTGTTCGCCGGCAGCGGCGTCAGCGGCCCGTCGATGGAGTATGCGGGCCCCAGCTCCATCGGCCGCGCCCGGCGCCCGCTCGCCGACAAGGCGT from Myxococcus xanthus encodes the following:
- a CDS encoding xanthine dehydrogenase family protein molybdopterin-binding subunit; the protein is MSLRLSRREVLQGSLVLAFALTGPRALGAALEEAGLPGSLRRTRDLDAWLRIGADGVVTLKTGKVELGQGILTALGQLCADELDVSISRLTFISGDTELSPYEGTTAGSNSVSQGGTAVRYASAEVRAILLAMASKQLGIPVEHLRVRDGTIRAGGGKGASISYWSLVGGKALNRKATGTVKPKPPIERHHAGRSVPRVDLPGKISGEASFVHDYRPANLVHGRVIRAPSQGASLTEVDAAPVEQMPGVRKVVRDGDFLGVLATKEWQAIQAAAALASSARWREQATLPPDPYTWLLEQPSQDSVIEDTVRPTDVAPTHTIEARYLRPYQMHGAIGPSCAVAEWDGERLTVHTHSQSVFDTSAAIARMLRVPVDRVHGKHLPGSGCYGHNGADDVAADAALLARALPGHAVRVQWSREDEHACEPYGSAMVMKVRAGVDAEGNVLDWDYALWSTPHSTRPGGHPGNLLAGRSLASPFSMPMPRNGGPPNYAADRNAIPLYGFPGRKVTTHLVTRMPLRVSSLRGLGAYGNIFAIESFMDELAHAAKVDPVAFRLRQLHDARAKAVIQKAAERFGWTTAPRPQGHGRGIGFARYKNLASYCAVCIEVRVDPRTHAIQLLRAVLAADAGEVVNPDGLANQLEGGLIQSLSWSLKEAVRYDAQRVTSRDWRTYPILTFSEVPPIEVALIERPGEPLLGVGEASQGPTSAALANAIFDATGARLRELPLTPERLAAALQTR
- the nhaA gene encoding Na+/H+ antiporter NhaA, with the protein product MSTTTPPGQPPLPPEAWAPLLRLSKLARWPLERFLHIEAASGILLLVAAALALLWANSPWAESYASFWHTPLGLRVGDFTFERSLEWVVNDGLMAIFFFVVGMEIRREVHQGELSEWRRAALPAAAALGGMLAPAGIYLLLADAPATRSGWGVPMATDIAFAVGILTLLGSRVPPALRVLLLALAVIDDLGAIIVIAVFYSSGVAVTGLLVAALGIVGVFAMQRFGVRSKWAYVVPAFVAWAGVYSAGIHPTIAGVIIGLITPVRTWLGPEGFVTGARTELEHIAQAQPGELSSHHLSETLRRVDAARREAMSPSESLIATLHPWVAFGIMPVFALANAGVSISSEPLDAASWTVALATATGLLVGKPLGVIGACWLALRLRLATLPKGLGMRELLVLGSTAGIGFTMALFIAQLAFTETKLLAAGKLGVLAASGAAAVLSLVLGRWLLTASARPGAARSADEAERSTAL
- a CDS encoding sigma-70 family RNA polymerase sigma factor, coding for MKDLPDSGKQAFAFEEHRSALIGHCYRMLGSVSEADDAVQETMVRAWRAMDRFEGRASPRTWLYSIATRVCLDALSASGRRARPMELGPAYSIDGPLTPLPANSWIEPIPDALAVPSDVDPSEQVSLRQSIRLAFLAALQHLPPKQRAVLLLAEVLGWPATEIAETLETSVASVNSALQRARATVSDLGLEDSEFRVPQSDAQAALLNRYVDAFERYDMDAFTAILHEEVTLSMPPYTLWLQGHEPIRGWFLGRGAVCKDSRLVRTEACGSPAYGQYHASSDGGPFKPWSLIVLELSGGRIAAMTHFLDTEALFPRFGLPKELPR
- a CDS encoding VOC family protein, producing MKVSRPRKLFLNLPVADLKRSVDFFTKLGFEFNKDFTDEHATCMVVGEDAFVMLLTHTRFKDFIKKPLHDAHQTTAGTYALSATSREDVDELVKTALANGGSPAADAMDMGFMYGGSFYDPDGHHWEVAWMDPNQMPPQ
- the htpG gene encoding molecular chaperone HtpG → MTVENAPQRETHAFQAEINQLLSLVINSLYSHKEIFLRELVSNASDALDKLRFRAITEPELLADEPALELRLIPDEAKGTLTIEDTGIGMSHDELVKNLGTIAHSGSREFIEALAQKGQQKDMQLIGQFGVGFYSAYLVADRVEVVSRAAGQGQSAWRWTSEAKGSFTVEPAERAARGTSITLHLKEDQKEFLGEWRLRSLITQYSDYVGHPIKLQVSKTTGTGDEAKTETSLEVVNKASALWQRSKSEITDEQYQEFYKHLTHDWEAPLAWTHFKADGNTQFTGLLFVPKQPPFDLDAQQQRGVRLFVKRVFIMDRCEELVPQWLRFVRGVIDSDDLPLNVSRELLQDSQVVRAIRKHVVKKSVDLLEKLAKDKPDDYLTFWKAFGTVLKEGLATEAEQKDKLGGLLRYESSREEGLTSLTDYVGRMKEGQEAIYYVYGESRKAVADSPHLEALKQRGFEVLYMTAPVDEWAAQGLREFQGKPLVSALQADLKLQSTDEQKKEQEQHAEGLKTLTTKMKDVLQESVREVRVSDRLTDSPVCLVVPEGGSPAYLERLLQQRGRGAGMPRVKRILEVNPKHPVIEHLKAVHDRDPAAAQVAEWIELLHDQALLTEGSTIADPNRFARRMTGLLTQVAALAAAPAPAQAPVSSTAS
- a CDS encoding (2Fe-2S)-binding protein, with protein sequence MSFTLNVNGREHAVDAPEDTPLLYILRDELGLHGARYGCGVGQCGSCTVLSNGSPLRACVVPAATLSGRNLTTVEGLRAPDGTPHPLHNAFVAEQAGQCAYCIPGMVVTAAALLKEKPRPTEAEIRAALDANLCRCGSHNRIVRAIQRAAEELAR
- a CDS encoding HAMP domain-containing sensor histidine kinase, with protein sequence MRLRTFLTLGAVLLAVLGLGSAGGLFWMTTLLQRQTTSLIDAAERVRAAAELEITLLLLQYAHEVEGIGPTDIGPRVGVDALVREVPERLAHVEMYTETEAERGLVAASRASVEAYLNAPEPDRRRRLAQAVDATRAVMDSSIARARTARDEATAVRRTGRLLGTLLAVSVLTGVVLFLTIAQTSIYRPLVAIRRALSAFKSGRRESRVARAGPPELQEIGAEFNDMAETVTSQDARQLQFLAGVAHDLRTPLNALKLSAQMLLRAKTAPPPEKVRDSLVRISNQVDRLERMVGDLLDRTRIEAGNLELRLEECDLRGLVEEVVELHRPSSEQHRLEYSVPDSPVPWRCDSTRLSQVLTNLVSNAIKYSPEGGVVSLRLESSERDVSVSVTDEGVGIPPGDLGTLFEPFTRSRTAAKDIPGVGLGLSVSRRIARAHGGDIEVESVVGTGSTFRLRLPR
- a CDS encoding alpha/beta hydrolase; the protein is MARRTLREQVMRTSMKCVGLLLLVLGGACASTRPAVTEPVPPHQTFTIESVKLKEPRHITIYLPPGYTTSAEGRFPVLYMPDGGLKEDFPHLATTVDTAIRAGELRPLIIVGIENTVRRRDMTGPTTVASDLEVAPVTGGSATFRAFIHEELLPEVERRYRVTQERAIIGESLAGYFIVETFFLQPDLFDTYLALSPSLWWNAESLVKGAGEWFAARPDLRAGLYVSSANETDDIVPAVARLQDVLRTSAPAGLKWEVEPRPDLRHDNIYRKSSPSVLRKWLPPVVAAESAP